In Sulfuracidifex metallicus DSM 6482 = JCM 9184, a single window of DNA contains:
- the proS gene encoding proline--tRNA ligase, producing the protein MKVTRDKWSKNFSEWFDKVLYEGEFYDYGRYPVKGVGVWMPYGFRLRRNVIYFIRELLDSTGHEEILLPLLIPQELLTRETQHIKGFESEVFWVTKGGSQDLDVKVSLRPTSEVAITYMESLWLNSYKQLPKKYYQIVSVFRYETKATRPMIRLREITTFKEAHTVHETYDDAQRQVEEAISIYSKFFDELGIPYVISERPEWDRFAGALHTFAFDTVMPDGKVIQIGTAHNLGQNFTKALDFKIQRKDGSLCYPNQTSYGISDRVIAVLISINGDDHGPVIFPKVSPLKVVVVPIPSKDTEEVTEKVMAYAKKVGNALSEAGIESVIDLDPEKTPGEKYYIWELKGVPLRAEVGPKELNNNTVLLKRRDTFQSKLVQFSDLISAVNEMLNLISKDLKYSAQKYLEEHVKYERSAQEAKSRISSSGGIVELPWCGDNSCGMKLEEIVDARVLGYPLKEKEVKDPCAVCGKTAKTVLRVAKTY; encoded by the coding sequence GTGAAAGTAACTAGAGATAAATGGTCTAAAAACTTCAGTGAATGGTTCGATAAAGTTCTTTATGAAGGTGAGTTTTACGACTATGGCAGATACCCTGTTAAGGGAGTGGGAGTATGGATGCCATATGGATTCAGGCTTAGGCGTAACGTAATATATTTCATAAGGGAACTATTGGACTCAACGGGTCATGAAGAGATACTTCTTCCTCTATTGATACCTCAAGAGTTACTTACGAGGGAAACTCAACACATAAAGGGTTTTGAGTCAGAGGTTTTTTGGGTTACTAAGGGTGGTTCTCAGGATTTAGATGTTAAGGTTTCTCTTAGACCAACTAGCGAGGTTGCAATCACATACATGGAATCCCTTTGGCTTAACAGCTACAAACAACTTCCTAAGAAATACTATCAAATAGTAAGCGTCTTTAGGTATGAAACCAAGGCCACGAGACCTATGATTAGGCTTAGGGAGATAACTACCTTTAAGGAAGCACACACTGTTCATGAGACTTATGATGATGCTCAGAGGCAAGTTGAGGAGGCAATATCTATTTATAGCAAATTCTTTGACGAGTTGGGCATACCTTACGTTATCTCCGAAAGACCTGAATGGGATCGTTTTGCAGGGGCTCTTCATACATTTGCCTTTGACACTGTAATGCCAGACGGAAAAGTAATCCAGATAGGTACCGCACATAATCTTGGTCAGAACTTCACTAAGGCTTTAGATTTCAAGATTCAAAGGAAGGACGGATCTCTTTGCTATCCAAACCAGACAAGTTACGGGATATCTGATAGAGTTATCGCTGTTCTAATTTCCATAAATGGGGACGACCACGGTCCAGTAATCTTTCCGAAGGTATCTCCGCTAAAAGTAGTAGTTGTTCCAATTCCGTCTAAGGACACAGAGGAAGTAACCGAGAAAGTAATGGCATACGCTAAGAAAGTTGGAAATGCACTTTCAGAAGCGGGGATAGAGAGTGTTATAGACCTAGATCCTGAAAAAACGCCTGGGGAAAAGTACTACATATGGGAGCTGAAGGGAGTTCCCTTAAGAGCGGAAGTAGGTCCTAAGGAACTTAACAATAACACAGTTCTGCTAAAGAGAAGGGATACTTTTCAGAGTAAGTTGGTTCAATTCTCCGATCTAATTAGCGCAGTGAATGAAATGCTGAACTTGATTTCCAAGGACCTTAAGTACTCTGCCCAAAAATACCTTGAAGAGCACGTGAAATACGAGAGAAGCGCTCAAGAAGCTAAATCAAGGATAAGTTCCTCGGGAGGAATTGTTGAACTACCATGGTGCGGCGACAATTCTTGCGGTATGAAACTTGAAGAAATTGTAGATGCGAGAGTACTAGGATATCCCTTGAAAGAAAAAGAGGTAAAAGATCCGTGTGCTGTCTGTGGAAAAACAGCAAAGACTGTTCTAAGAGTGGCAAAAACTTATTAG
- a CDS encoding 30S ribosomal protein S26e: MPKKRENRGRRKGDKGHVGYIFCDNCGARVPEDKAICTTRMYSPVEPALAQELEKKGAIITKYPVTKCYCVNCAVHFGIVKIRAENERKSRARA, from the coding sequence TTGCCAAAGAAAAGGGAGAATAGAGGTCGCAGAAAGGGCGACAAGGGTCACGTAGGTTACATATTCTGTGATAACTGTGGTGCTAGAGTTCCTGAAGATAAAGCAATATGTACCACAAGGATGTATAGCCCGGTTGAGCCAGCTTTGGCACAGGAACTGGAGAAGAAAGGAGCTATAATAACTAAGTATCCTGTAACCAAGTGTTACTGTGTTAACTGCGCTGTCCACTTTGGAATAGTAAAGATAAGGGCTGAAAACGAGCGTAAAAGTAGAGCAAGAGCTTAA